In the genome of Dermacentor silvarum isolate Dsil-2018 chromosome 1, BIME_Dsil_1.4, whole genome shotgun sequence, one region contains:
- the LOC119431076 gene encoding uncharacterized protein LOC119431076 isoform X1 — protein MRSSSWCLWILVAFLSAPSPPGECRYVSITDPSQQENCYKKGVEQPEPAPRIMYVNGRAHNIVVETSQRPTHRLVTHMFHILVTELLGYRDVVIRPTSSIDPESSLQRLTGCVDLNDCNVPSDHVPETMINLELWMGPSFDIKPWLRTDRITDIGPLGPLGRYGWYVSKQTAQEFWSKYNMVLDHWRSYRSANMTSQLDLLHDDKLQDHLSRGGYLCNFTGCRNGVYRSPLCDPLRDGRGVPCATLIADFPESTYALLKHQIETLKLRVNVVWIGKHLDTYVNKLLERKQPVIFFNWRPSSLTFSNHDLARIAFPHCEDRALQGNLDTSNCLFEVNNMERATWSKLKDTAPDVYQLVEKMTFTQQEYEKLLNFYQSKRPQQKSFHQIACHFLLDNEVLLHQFSVRVADKPMLHIGGIFPMSGIYNRVGGVLTAARMAMDSINRNENILKDFKLVILEEDGQCAQDVVMKRYINYVTNSTYKTLIGILGPACTETLEPIVGVAQHYNTPIISYSAEGALFSKREKYPYFFRTIPENHIYRFVYLKLLQALQWRRLAALTEDGHKYSEYLNLLHDDMQKLGLNFVTNRKFPHDHGTHNGTHRSQDMSQYLADLKTRNARIIIGGFDEDAARAIMCEAYRQGMTGRDGYQWFLPTWLSQQEQRHREWYNTEYYNQHFNESVNCTVGEMKVAIDGYMSLHPKAYADDNATMQDNKTVAFWKATYKQIATGQGREDSDYGGYAYDAVWVFALAVDALFKKNHSYTSSIHEDSTFKELIRLINATDFHGVTGHVRFYRSSRLTDVIIRQWVNGSQHHVGTYSPGVGDEGDRLALGPTESLSAIHWPAGRNQGDGGEDPVLCPLEGLRRLLNTSCDLAIVVANVIGLSLFALLMIGGCVVFKRRYEEKVKQTEARMRELGLLTSNHLPSLDGWEMPRDHIVINRKLGEGAFGTVYGGEALVTDQCWQAVAVKTLKVGAIIEEKQSLRANCKAARYSQLDFLSEAEMMKRFDHKNIVRLLGVCTTGEPVYTVMEFMLYGDLKTYLLARRHLVKENERHKSEEVSDRCLTAMALDVARGLSYLADLKYVHRDLACRNCLVNAGRTVKIGDFGMCRPMYDSDYYRFNKRGMLPVRWMAPESLNDGIFTTMSDVWSYGVLLYEIITFASFPYQGLSNNQVLEYVKGYNTLPVPNGCKPELEALLLRCWARSPSQRPTACEIVEILANDSKLISPCLDLPPASVQVEGTDSLELTAIGDRGRLHSISSLARRVESVERSAAVVVGQQPQQPGSPVPPPRNQYVTLRQLSRTSRLEAVGCNMTPLPAYLIHPELRPSVANHQQTHEPPKTISPLLGSLRKTPRFLYSSRLATTTLT, from the exons ATGAGGAGTTCCTCCTGGTGCCTGTGGATCTTGGTGGCCTTCCTGAGCGCGCCGAGCCCGCCCGGAGAGTGCCGCTATGTCTCCATCACTGACCCCAGCCAGCAGGAGAACTGCTACAAGAAGGGAG TTGAACAGCCCGAGCCGGCACCCCGCATCATGTACGTCAACGGCCGTGCGCACAACATTGTCGTCGAGACGAGCCAGAGGCCCACGCACCGGCTGGTCACGCATATGTTCCATATTTTGGTTACCGAACTGCTGGGCTACCGGGACGTAGTCATCCGACCAACAAGCAGCATCGACCCAGAGTCTTCGCTGCAGCGGCTGACCGGATGCGTTGATCTCAA TGATTGCAACGTCCCCAGTGACCACGTTCCTGAGACGATGATAAACCTGGAACTCTGGATGGGACCTTCTTTTGACATCAAACCATGGCTGCGAACAGATCGCATCACGGACATTGGTCCTCTGGGTCCTCTCGGACG GTATGGCTGGTATGTGTCGAAGCAAACGGCCCAAGAATTCTGGAGCAAGTACAACATGGTGCTTGACCATTGGCGCTCGTACCGCTCGGCCAACATGACGTCCCAGCTGGACCTGCTCCACGACGACAAGCTACAGGATCATCTGTCCAGAGGCGGCTACCTCTGCAACTTCACTGGCTGCCGCAACGGCGTCTATCGGTCTCCGTTGTGCGACCCGCTCAGGGATGGCCGGGGAGTGCCTTGCGCCACGCTCATCGCAGACTTCCCAG AAAGCACATACGCCTTGCTGAAGCACCAGATCGAGACGCTCAAGCTTCGTGTGAACGTGGTTTGGATCGGCAAGCATTTAGACACCTATGTCAATAAGCTTCTAGAGCGCAAACAGCCGGTGATATTTTTCAACTGGAGGCCCAGTTCCTTGACGTTCAGCAACCACGATCTCGCGCGCATCGCTTTTCCTCATTGCGAGGACCGTGCCCTGCAGGGAAATCTCGACACGTCAAACTGTCTCTTCGAAGTCAACAACATGGAACGGGCAA CGTGGTCGAAGCTGAAGGACACCGCGCCAGACGTTTATCAGCTGGTGGAGAAGATGACCTTCACACAGCAGGAGTACGAAAAGCTTCTCAACTTTTACCAGAGCAAGAGGCCGCAGCAGAAGAGCTTCCACCAGATTGCGTGCCACTTTCTACTCGATAACGAGGTCCTACTGCACCAGTTCTCGGTACGGGTCGCCGACAAGCCCATGCTCCATATCGGTGGTATCTTTCCCATGTCCGGCATCTACAATCGCGTGGGTGGCGTGCTTACAG CGGCACGCATGGCTATGGATAGCATTAATCGAAACGAGAATATTCTCAAGGACTTCAAACTTGTGATCCTCGAAGAGGATGGTCAGTGTGCGCAGGACGTGGTCATGAAGCGCTACATCAACTACGTCACCAACTCCACCTACAAGACCTTGATCGGCATCTTGG GGCCTGCCTGCACCGAGACGCTGGAGCCGATCGTGGGCGTGGCGCAGCACTACAACACGCCCATCATTAGCTACAGCGCCGAAGGGGCCCTCTTCTCCAAGCGCGAAAAGTACCCCTACTTCTTCCGCACGATCCCTGAGAACCATATCTACAG GTTTGTGTACCTAAAGCTGCTACAAGCTCTGCAGTGGCGGCGCCTGGCAGCGCTCACCGAGGACGGCCACAAGTACAGCGAGTACCTGAACCTGTTGCACGACGACATGCAAAAGCTGGGCCTCAACTTCGTCACCAACCGCAAGTTTCCCCACGACCACGGCACGCACAATGGCACGCACAGGTCTCAAGACATGTCCCAGTACCTGGCCGACCTCAAAACCCGCAATGCGCGCATCATCATCGGCGGCTTCGATGAAGACGCCGCCCGCGCCATCATGTGCGAGGCCTACAGGCAG GGCATGACGGGAAGAGACGGTTACCAGTGGTTTCTACCGACGTGGCTGAGCCAGCAAGAACAGCGCCATCGGGAGTGGTATAACACCGAGTACTACAATCAGCACTTCAACGAAAGCGTGAACTGCACTGTTGGTGAGATGAAGGTGGCCATCGACGGTTACATGAGCCTGCACCCAAAGGCGTATGCTGACGACAACGCCACCATGCAAGACAACAAGACTGTCGCTTTCTGGAAGGCGACTTACAAGCAGATTGCTACAGGTCAG GGCAGAGAAGACAGTGACTACGGGGGCTACGCGTACGATGCGGTGTGGGTGTTTGCCCTGGCTGTTGATGCGCTGTTCAAGAAGAACCACAGCTACACGTCCTCCATTCATGAAGACTCAACGTTTAA GGAACTGATCCGGCTGATCAACGCAACCGACTTCCACGGCGTGACAGGCCACGTCCGCTTCTATCGCTCGAGTCGGCTGACAGATGTCATCATCCGGCAGTGGGTGAACGGCAGCCAGCACCACGTGGGCACGTACAGCCCTGGCGTCGGTGACGAGGGCGACCGGCTGGCTCTAGGGCCGACGGAATCGCTGAGCGCCATCCACTGGCCCGCCGGCCGAAATCAGGGCGACGGCGGTGAAGACCCTGTGCTATGCCCACTCGAAGGGCTGCGCCGTCTGCTCAACACCAGCTGTGACTTGGCCATTGTTGTCGCCAACGTCATCGGGCTGAGTCTGTTCGCGTTGCTCATGATCGGTGGTTGCGTCGTCttcaagagaag GTACGAAGAAAAAGTAAAGCAAACAGAGGCGCGCATGCGAGAGCTGGGACTACTGACGTCGAACCACCTGCCGTCCCTGGACGGGTGGGAAATGCCACGGGACCACATAGTGATCAACCGCAAGTTGGGTGAAGGCGCCTTCGGCACTGTGTACGGTGGGGAGGCGCTAGTGACAGACCAATGCTGGCAAGCCGTGGCTGTCAAGACGCTTAAGGTCGGTGCCATCATCGAAGAGAAG CAATCACTTCGTGCAAACTGCAAAgccgcgcgctactcgcagctggaCTTCCTGAGCGAGGCGGAGATGATGAAGCGTTTCGACCACAAGAACATCGTGCGGCTGCTGGGCGTGTGCACGACGGGCGAGCCCGTGTACACGGTAATGGAGTTCATGCTGTATGGCGACCTGAAGACGTACCTGCTTGCCCGCCGTCACTTGGTTAAGGAGAACGAGCGCCACAAGTCCGAGGAAGTGTCAGACCGCTGCCTGACGGCCATGGCTCTGGACGTGGCGCGCGGGTTGAGCTACCTTGCCGACCTGAAGTACGTACACCGCGACTTGGCCTGCCGCAACTGCCTCGTCAACGCCGGCCGCACTGTCAAGATTGGCGACTTCGGCATGTGCCGACCTATGTACGACTCGGATTACTACCGCTTCAACAAGCGCGGGATGCTTCCCGTGCGGTGGATGGCACCCGAGAGCCTCAACGACGGCATCTTCACTACCATGTCTGACGTCTGGAGCTACGGCGTGCTTCTTTACGAGATCATCACGTTTGCCAGTTTCCCGTACCAGGGACTCTCTAACAACCAGGTCCTCGAGTACGTCAAGGGGTACAACACCCTACCCGTGCCCAACGGCTGCAAGCCTGAGCT GGAGGCGCTTCTGCTGCGCTGCTGGGCGCGCAGCCCGTCGCAGAGGCCCACGGCGTGCGAGATCGTCGAGATCCTGGCTAACGACAGCAAGCTCATCTCCCCTTGCCTGGACCTGCCTCCCGCCAGCGTCCAGGTGGAGGGCACCGACTCGCTCGAGCTGACCGCCATCGGCGACCGCGGCCGCCTGCACTCCATCTCGTCGCTGGCCCGGCGCGTGGAGTCCGTGGAACGGTCTGCTGCCGTGGTGGTGGGCCAGCAGCCGCAACAGCCGGGTTCCCCAGTTCCACCGCCGCGCAACCAGTACGTCACTCTCCGCCAGCTCAGTCGCACCAGCAGGCTGGAAGCCGTCGGCTGCAACATGACGCCGCT CCCGGCGTATCTTATCCATCCTGAACTGCGCCCTAGCGTTGCCAACCACCAGCAAACGCATGAGCCGCCCAAGACGATATCTCCGCTGCTGGGAAGCTTGCGGAAAACACCGAGGTTCTTGTACTCGTCGCGCCTGGCAACCACGACGCTGACCTAG
- the LOC119431076 gene encoding uncharacterized protein LOC119431076 isoform X3, with translation MRSSSWCLWILVAFLSAPSPPGECRYVSITDPSQQENCYKKGVEQPEPAPRIMYVNGRAHNIVVETSQRPTHRLVTHMFHILVTELLGYRDVVIRPTSSIDPESSLQRLTGCVDLNDCNVPSDHVPETMINLELWMGPSFDIKPWLRTDRITDIGPLGPLGRYGWYVSKQTAQEFWSKYNMVLDHWRSYRSANMTSQLDLLHDDKLQDHLSRGGYLCNFTGCRNGVYRSPLCDPLRDGRGVPCATLIADFPESTYALLKHQIETLKLRVNVVWIGKHLDTYVNKLLERKQPVIFFNWRPSSLTFSNHDLARIAFPHCEDRALQGNLDTSNCLFEVNNMERATWSKLKDTAPDVYQLVEKMTFTQQEYEKLLNFYQSKRPQQKSFHQIACHFLLDNEVLLHQFSVRVADKPMLHIGGIFPMSGIYNRVGGVLTAARMAMDSINRNENILKDFKLVILEEDGQCAQDVVMKRYINYVTNSTYKTLIGILGPACTETLEPIVGVAQHYNTPIISYSAEGALFSKREKYPYFFRTIPENHIYRFVYLKLLQALQWRRLAALTEDGHKYSEYLNLLHDDMQKLGLNFVTNRKFPHDHGTHNGTHRSQDMSQYLADLKTRNARIIIGGFDEDAARAIMCEAYRQGMTGRDGYQWFLPTWLSQQEQRHREWYNTEYYNQHFNESVNCTVGEMKVAIDGYMSLHPKAYADDNATMQDNKTVAFWKATYKQIATGQGREDSDYGGYAYDAVWVFALAVDALFKKNHSYTSSIHEDSTFKELIRLINATDFHGVTGHVRFYRSSRLTDVIIRQWVNGSQHHVGTYSPGVGDEGDRLALGPTESLSAIHWPAGRNQGDGGEDPVLCPLEGLRRLLNTSCDLAIVVANVIGLSLFALLMIGGCVVFKRRYEEKVKQTEARMRELGLLTSNHLPSLDGWEMPRDHIVINRKLGEGAFGTVYGGEALVTDQCWQAVAVKTLKVGAIIEEKQSLRANCKAARYSQLDFLSEAEMMKRFDHKNIVRLLGVCTTGEPVYTVMEFMLYGDLKTYLLARRHLVKENERHKSEEVSDRCLTAMALDVARGLSYLADLKYVHRDLACRNCLVNAGRTVKIGDFGMCRPMYDSDYYRFNKRGMLPVRWMAPESLNDGIFTTMSDVWSYGVLLYEIITFASFPYQGLSNNQVLEYVKGYNTLPVPNGCKPELEALLLRCWARSPSQRPTACEIVEILANDSKLISPCLDLPPASVQVEGTDSLELTAIGDRGRLHSISSLARRVESVERSAAVVVGQQPQQPGSPVPPPRNHPAYLIHPELRPSVANHQQTHEPPKTISPLLGSLRKTPRFLYSSRLATTTLT, from the exons ATGAGGAGTTCCTCCTGGTGCCTGTGGATCTTGGTGGCCTTCCTGAGCGCGCCGAGCCCGCCCGGAGAGTGCCGCTATGTCTCCATCACTGACCCCAGCCAGCAGGAGAACTGCTACAAGAAGGGAG TTGAACAGCCCGAGCCGGCACCCCGCATCATGTACGTCAACGGCCGTGCGCACAACATTGTCGTCGAGACGAGCCAGAGGCCCACGCACCGGCTGGTCACGCATATGTTCCATATTTTGGTTACCGAACTGCTGGGCTACCGGGACGTAGTCATCCGACCAACAAGCAGCATCGACCCAGAGTCTTCGCTGCAGCGGCTGACCGGATGCGTTGATCTCAA TGATTGCAACGTCCCCAGTGACCACGTTCCTGAGACGATGATAAACCTGGAACTCTGGATGGGACCTTCTTTTGACATCAAACCATGGCTGCGAACAGATCGCATCACGGACATTGGTCCTCTGGGTCCTCTCGGACG GTATGGCTGGTATGTGTCGAAGCAAACGGCCCAAGAATTCTGGAGCAAGTACAACATGGTGCTTGACCATTGGCGCTCGTACCGCTCGGCCAACATGACGTCCCAGCTGGACCTGCTCCACGACGACAAGCTACAGGATCATCTGTCCAGAGGCGGCTACCTCTGCAACTTCACTGGCTGCCGCAACGGCGTCTATCGGTCTCCGTTGTGCGACCCGCTCAGGGATGGCCGGGGAGTGCCTTGCGCCACGCTCATCGCAGACTTCCCAG AAAGCACATACGCCTTGCTGAAGCACCAGATCGAGACGCTCAAGCTTCGTGTGAACGTGGTTTGGATCGGCAAGCATTTAGACACCTATGTCAATAAGCTTCTAGAGCGCAAACAGCCGGTGATATTTTTCAACTGGAGGCCCAGTTCCTTGACGTTCAGCAACCACGATCTCGCGCGCATCGCTTTTCCTCATTGCGAGGACCGTGCCCTGCAGGGAAATCTCGACACGTCAAACTGTCTCTTCGAAGTCAACAACATGGAACGGGCAA CGTGGTCGAAGCTGAAGGACACCGCGCCAGACGTTTATCAGCTGGTGGAGAAGATGACCTTCACACAGCAGGAGTACGAAAAGCTTCTCAACTTTTACCAGAGCAAGAGGCCGCAGCAGAAGAGCTTCCACCAGATTGCGTGCCACTTTCTACTCGATAACGAGGTCCTACTGCACCAGTTCTCGGTACGGGTCGCCGACAAGCCCATGCTCCATATCGGTGGTATCTTTCCCATGTCCGGCATCTACAATCGCGTGGGTGGCGTGCTTACAG CGGCACGCATGGCTATGGATAGCATTAATCGAAACGAGAATATTCTCAAGGACTTCAAACTTGTGATCCTCGAAGAGGATGGTCAGTGTGCGCAGGACGTGGTCATGAAGCGCTACATCAACTACGTCACCAACTCCACCTACAAGACCTTGATCGGCATCTTGG GGCCTGCCTGCACCGAGACGCTGGAGCCGATCGTGGGCGTGGCGCAGCACTACAACACGCCCATCATTAGCTACAGCGCCGAAGGGGCCCTCTTCTCCAAGCGCGAAAAGTACCCCTACTTCTTCCGCACGATCCCTGAGAACCATATCTACAG GTTTGTGTACCTAAAGCTGCTACAAGCTCTGCAGTGGCGGCGCCTGGCAGCGCTCACCGAGGACGGCCACAAGTACAGCGAGTACCTGAACCTGTTGCACGACGACATGCAAAAGCTGGGCCTCAACTTCGTCACCAACCGCAAGTTTCCCCACGACCACGGCACGCACAATGGCACGCACAGGTCTCAAGACATGTCCCAGTACCTGGCCGACCTCAAAACCCGCAATGCGCGCATCATCATCGGCGGCTTCGATGAAGACGCCGCCCGCGCCATCATGTGCGAGGCCTACAGGCAG GGCATGACGGGAAGAGACGGTTACCAGTGGTTTCTACCGACGTGGCTGAGCCAGCAAGAACAGCGCCATCGGGAGTGGTATAACACCGAGTACTACAATCAGCACTTCAACGAAAGCGTGAACTGCACTGTTGGTGAGATGAAGGTGGCCATCGACGGTTACATGAGCCTGCACCCAAAGGCGTATGCTGACGACAACGCCACCATGCAAGACAACAAGACTGTCGCTTTCTGGAAGGCGACTTACAAGCAGATTGCTACAGGTCAG GGCAGAGAAGACAGTGACTACGGGGGCTACGCGTACGATGCGGTGTGGGTGTTTGCCCTGGCTGTTGATGCGCTGTTCAAGAAGAACCACAGCTACACGTCCTCCATTCATGAAGACTCAACGTTTAA GGAACTGATCCGGCTGATCAACGCAACCGACTTCCACGGCGTGACAGGCCACGTCCGCTTCTATCGCTCGAGTCGGCTGACAGATGTCATCATCCGGCAGTGGGTGAACGGCAGCCAGCACCACGTGGGCACGTACAGCCCTGGCGTCGGTGACGAGGGCGACCGGCTGGCTCTAGGGCCGACGGAATCGCTGAGCGCCATCCACTGGCCCGCCGGCCGAAATCAGGGCGACGGCGGTGAAGACCCTGTGCTATGCCCACTCGAAGGGCTGCGCCGTCTGCTCAACACCAGCTGTGACTTGGCCATTGTTGTCGCCAACGTCATCGGGCTGAGTCTGTTCGCGTTGCTCATGATCGGTGGTTGCGTCGTCttcaagagaag GTACGAAGAAAAAGTAAAGCAAACAGAGGCGCGCATGCGAGAGCTGGGACTACTGACGTCGAACCACCTGCCGTCCCTGGACGGGTGGGAAATGCCACGGGACCACATAGTGATCAACCGCAAGTTGGGTGAAGGCGCCTTCGGCACTGTGTACGGTGGGGAGGCGCTAGTGACAGACCAATGCTGGCAAGCCGTGGCTGTCAAGACGCTTAAGGTCGGTGCCATCATCGAAGAGAAG CAATCACTTCGTGCAAACTGCAAAgccgcgcgctactcgcagctggaCTTCCTGAGCGAGGCGGAGATGATGAAGCGTTTCGACCACAAGAACATCGTGCGGCTGCTGGGCGTGTGCACGACGGGCGAGCCCGTGTACACGGTAATGGAGTTCATGCTGTATGGCGACCTGAAGACGTACCTGCTTGCCCGCCGTCACTTGGTTAAGGAGAACGAGCGCCACAAGTCCGAGGAAGTGTCAGACCGCTGCCTGACGGCCATGGCTCTGGACGTGGCGCGCGGGTTGAGCTACCTTGCCGACCTGAAGTACGTACACCGCGACTTGGCCTGCCGCAACTGCCTCGTCAACGCCGGCCGCACTGTCAAGATTGGCGACTTCGGCATGTGCCGACCTATGTACGACTCGGATTACTACCGCTTCAACAAGCGCGGGATGCTTCCCGTGCGGTGGATGGCACCCGAGAGCCTCAACGACGGCATCTTCACTACCATGTCTGACGTCTGGAGCTACGGCGTGCTTCTTTACGAGATCATCACGTTTGCCAGTTTCCCGTACCAGGGACTCTCTAACAACCAGGTCCTCGAGTACGTCAAGGGGTACAACACCCTACCCGTGCCCAACGGCTGCAAGCCTGAGCT GGAGGCGCTTCTGCTGCGCTGCTGGGCGCGCAGCCCGTCGCAGAGGCCCACGGCGTGCGAGATCGTCGAGATCCTGGCTAACGACAGCAAGCTCATCTCCCCTTGCCTGGACCTGCCTCCCGCCAGCGTCCAGGTGGAGGGCACCGACTCGCTCGAGCTGACCGCCATCGGCGACCGCGGCCGCCTGCACTCCATCTCGTCGCTGGCCCGGCGCGTGGAGTCCGTGGAACGGTCTGCTGCCGTGGTGGTGGGCCAGCAGCCGCAACAGCCGGGTTCCCCAGTTCCACCGCCGCGCAACCA CCCGGCGTATCTTATCCATCCTGAACTGCGCCCTAGCGTTGCCAACCACCAGCAAACGCATGAGCCGCCCAAGACGATATCTCCGCTGCTGGGAAGCTTGCGGAAAACACCGAGGTTCTTGTACTCGTCGCGCCTGGCAACCACGACGCTGACCTAG